The Geomonas agri genome contains the following window.
GTCCCTGTTGGCAGCGAACTGCTCGACGACATCCCGCCCGTCCACCGCCTGGATCACCTGGTAGCCGTACAGGCTGAGGATGGAGACCACGAGCTCGCGCACTTCGGCATCGTCCTCGGCAAGCAGGATGGTTTCGCTCCCGCCGACCGGGGCCTGAACCTGCGCGTCCTGGACATCCGCCTCGCCCGCTTTGGGCTGCTGCAACGGCAGGTAGATCCTGAAGGTGGTGCCATGCCCGAGCTCGCTATAGACGTTGATGATGCCGCTATGCTGCTTGATGATGCCGTAGACGATCGCCATGCCGAGACCGGTCCCTTTGCCGACCTCCTTGGTGGTATAAAACGGTTCGAAGATCCTCTTGCGGGTAGCTTCGTCCATGCCACTGCCGCTGTCCGACACGGTCACCACGGCGTATCTTCCCGGCTCGGCCCGCCCCGACTCGTGATCAAAGGGCGACTCCACCGCCTGCAGCCCGGTCTCGATGGTCAGCATGCCCCCCTTGGGCATGGAATCGCGCGCGTTGGTGGCCAGGTTGATCAGCACCTGTTCGAGCTGTCCCACGTCGGCGTGCACGATAAGCTGGTCGCCGTAGGTCACCGTCTTTAAGTGGATGTCCTCCCCGATCACCCTCAGGATGAATTTCTTGAAGTTCTCGATGACCCCGTTCAGGTCCACTGATTCCAGGTGGATGACCTGCTTGCGGCTGAACGCCAGCAGCCCCTGGGTAAGCTGCGCCGCCCGTTCGGAAGAGGACAGGATGTGATCGACCCACTCCTCCTCTTTGTCGCCGAGGCTGTCGTTCATCTTGAGCATGTTGCCGTAGCCCGTGATCACCTGCAGGATGTTGTTGAAGTCGTGGGCGACGCCGCCGGCCAACTGTCCCACCGCCTCCATCTTCTGCGACTGGCGCAGCTGCTCTTCCAGGTGGATGCGCTCGGCAAGGATGCGGGATAACTTGATCGAGCTGAAACTGAGCGTGGAAATAACCTTGGTGAGTTCGGCGTAGAACTTCATGCCGGCCTCGGCCGCTTCCCTGCTGAACCGGGGCACACGCTCCAGCGCAGCCAGGTACTCCTTTTCGTCAAACCCGTAGCGCATCGCCTGTTCCCGGAAAACTTCCAGGTTGGGCGGATCGTCATCGTAGAAGAATTGCCCGATGAAAACGTTGCCGACATGCTTTCCCCCTACCTCGATCGGGGTCACCATGTCCCACATATTGTTCTTGCAGCGATAGAGTTTGTGGGTACCCACCGCAACCCCCCTCGTCAGCACGGTGTCGCTTTCCAGGCAGTTCTTGCAGGCCTCGGGATGAACCCGGTGGAACTTGGTGCAGATGTCCTGCCACCCTACCGATACCAGCACCTTGCCCGAAACATCGAGGACGGCCCCCAGCATCCCGGTGATCCGGTAAAAATCCTCCATCATGGCCTGCAGCGTCTCGGTGTCGATGATGTCCGACAGTTCCAGGGCGCCGATGTCACCTTCCGGTTCCAGGATCGCCTGCAGCTTGTGCCGGACCGTCTCCTCGCTCTCTTTGAGCGCGACCTCGGCCCTGCGCCGCTCCTCGACCTCCTCCTCCAGCACCGCGGTCTGCTCTTCAAGCAGCGCCGTCTGCTCCTGTAGCGCCTCCTGCGTCAGTTCCCGCTCCGCCAGCTGTTCCTCGAGCTCGGCACCTTTTTTCTTCAGCTCGTCTTCGAGCTGCTTGAGTTCGGTGATGTCGGTGGAAATACCGCAAAGCCCATATATGACACCATCTTCATCCTTAAGCGGGAGTTTCACGGTCCAGTAGCTGCGCGGCTGTTCATTCTCGGCCGCCAGGTTGGTTTCTTCCCTTTTCACCGTCAGCCCTTCCTCCAGCACCGGGGCATCACTCACGACGATCTCACGGACCGACTCCGGCGAGAAGAAGGCGGCGTCGGTCTTGCCCACGATCTCATCCTCGGGCTGGCTGAACAGCTCGCACACCTTGCGGTTGGCGTAGGTATAACGATACTGGGTGTCCTTTATGAAGATATAGGCGCCGACGTTGTCAAGTATGGTGTCCAGGCGCAGCTTGCTTTCGCGCAGGGCAGCCTCGGCCGCTTTGCGTTCGCGGTTGCGTTTGTAGAAGAAATAGACGGCAAGGCACGCCACCAGCAGTGCGAAGGGAAGCAGGTACTGCAGCATGTCCCGAAAGCTCGGTTCCTTGGTCTCGTAGACCCCGAACCACTTCTGGTACAGCTCGTCGTAATCCCCGTCAGCCTTGGTCAGCGCCAGTCCCTCATTCAGCGCGGCCAAAAGGTCCGACTCCCCCTTGTGAACGCCGAAGGTGAACTTCTGGGCGTAGCCGGCCTTGACATCGAGGGCCCGTACGTTGTCGATGTGCAGCTCCCGCAGCGTCTGCACCCCGACGAGCTTGCTGACCAGCATGGCGTCATGCTTGCCCGAAGCAAGGAGCTGCAGACCTTCCCGGGCGTCGTTGACCAGCACCAGTTGCTTTTGCCACCCCCTGGACACCGCGTACTCGTTGGCCAGGTCCGCTTTGAAGACGATGATGGACTTTCCCGCCAGGTCCGCCTCCGACTTGATGCGGGAATCCCCCTTGCGCACGAAGATGGCCCCGTTCACGGTGACATGGGGAACGCTGAAATCGGTGTAGCGGTGGCGCTCCTCCGAGGTGGCGATGTTGACCAGCACATCGACCTTGCCGTCCTTGAACTCCTGGAGCAGCTCGCCCCACGGCCTGACCCTGATGGTATATTTGAGCCCCGCCTCCCGGGCTACCTCTTTCCAGAGTTCCACGGCGAAGCCGCCAGCCGTATCGTCGGTACTGCCGGTGGAGAACGGTGGGAAATTCTCCTCGCTGCCGACCACCAGCGTTTTTTGGGAGTAATCGGCGGCCGGTGCCGTGGTGACGCAGGCGAGAAGGCATACGATGAGGATCAAACGTTTGAACATACCCAACCCTTTAGTCGATGCGACGTTGTAGCGACTAACGTACTGTCTCAGGGACTGATATAATCAGAGAGGTTTAAATCTTAATGAATTACCAACATAAGATAACAGGAAAAGCGAACTCGTAAAGCAAGTTCGCTTTTCCTGATTGAGAAAGAGGACGGGTTAATTATTTACAGGGAAGAAGGGATACAGGGGATACGCCATGACCAAAAAGTTTCTGTGGTTGAGTTGTTTGCGTGACTGCTTTTCAAAAGAGGTAGCGTGAAGAACTCCGCGTACCAGCCGAGAACGTGGAGAAGCCTCTCGGATAACAAACAAAAACCTCTCAAGGCGACATCGCGCCATCTCCGCGTACTTTGCGGAACTGCGTTCAAGCCATGCCTGGTTTACCCATAAGCCTTATTCCTTTCAACCCCTTCATCCCCTTCATCCCCGGTATGTGCGCCTTGTTCCTGGCTGTTGCCGAGTTGCGGGGAGGGACGGCCGAGGTGGAACCCCTGGGCGTAGTCGATGCCGACGCTTTGCACCGCCTGCAGGATTTCCTCCGACTCGATGTACTCGGCGATGGTGCTGATGTTGAATTCCTTGGCGAGAATGGCGAGCGTCTTCACGAAGGCCATGTCGCGGTAGTCGTTGAGCATGTTCCTGACGAAGACCCCCTCGATCTTCACGAAGTCGATGGGGAACTGCCGTATGTATTGGAACGAGGAGAAGCCCGATCCGAAATCGTCGATGGCGAACTTGAACCCCTGCGATTTCAGGTCGTAGACGAACTTCTCCAGCAGGGTCAGGTTCTTCACCGTCTCACGCTCGGTCAGTTCAAAGACCACCCTGCTGCGGTCGATGCGGTACCGGTCCGCGAGGGCGATGATGTTGGGCAGGAATTCGTTCAGGATCATCGACTTCGGAGAAAGGTTCACGAAGAGGTTGCCCTGGTATCCCTGCTCCTCGACCATGGCGAAGGCCTTCTCCAGGAGGATCGCGTCCAGCCTCCCCACGATGCCGAGGCTCTCTGCGGTTTCGATGAAGTCGCTGGCAGCGATCACCTCCCCGTTCATCTCGATGCGGCACAGCACCTCGCAGCACTCGGGCTGGCCCGGTCCGAGCGCGACGATGGGTTGGAAGTACGGCACCACCCTGCGCCCGTCGACCGCGTCCTGCACCATCCTGGCCTTTTCCCCAACCATCCTGAACACCTCGACGACGTCGTCGGCTGTGGGGATACTGACCCGGTTTTTCCCCTCCCCCTTCGCCTTGTAGGTCATGTTGTCCGCGAACAGGAACAGGTCCTTCTCAGTCACCGCGTGCAGCGGGAACATGGCCAGTCCAATGGAGGCGGTCGCCCTGGCCTTCGCCGCATCAGGAGTGGTGACATAGAGGTCTTCGGTGATGTTCCTGATCCGCGACGCCACCAGGGCCGCCTGCGTCTCGTCCGCCTCGGGAAGCAGGATCACGAACTCGTCGCCGCCGTAGCGGGCGAAGATGTCCCCTTTGCGCAGGGCCTGCTGCACCGCGTCGGCGAAAGCGGCCAGGTAGCGGTCCCCGATGGAGTGCCCCCAGGTGTCGTTGATGTGCTTGAAGTTGTCCAGGTCGATGACGAGGAGCGCGAAACTGTAGCCATGCCGGTCGGCCCGGCCAACCTCGTACGAGATCAGTTCCCAGAACACCCGTTGATTGAAGAGGTTGGTGAGGGGATCGCGGGTGGCGTAATACTCGAGGTCCTTGGTGTACTTGTGGATCGCCTTGATGGAGCCGATCACGTTCAACAGCGTGGTCAGGATGCTGTCGATCACCAGGCTGCGGGTCGAGTTCCATGCCGACTCGGACTGGACCCCGATTCCCACCACCCCGCCGATCTGCGGGGAATCGAGGATCAGCGACTTGGTCTGCAGCTCCAGGTCGCCATGTTCCAGGGTCAGCGGCGTGTGGTCGCAGGCCACGTTGTGGATCACCTGCAGCCCCGAGCTCTCCGCCAACCGTGCGTTCTCGCGCCGTATCTTGCGCAGCACCTCCTGCTCGACGTGCTTCTTGGTCGCCTCGCTGGGCTGGGAGCGCCAGAAGATCTCGATATCGTAGAGCTCCTCGTCAACCTGGAAGATGCAGAACAACATGTAGGCATCGACCACCTGGTTGATCTCGAGCAGGAGGCACGCAACGTGCTCCTTCCAGTCCCGGATCACCTCGGAGGTGATGATGAACTTCTCCAGCATCTGGATCTCGAGCTCCAGGATCTCCTTGTCCACCGACACCGCCCGTATCTTGTCCACCAGTTTGGACACCTCGCCGAAAATCCGGTCCAGTTCGGTGAAGCCTGGGGCCACGTCGGAAAACTCCAGGCGGGTCAGGTCGCGGATGCTGTTGACCTGGATCACCTTGTCCCCGAGTTCGTTGATGGAAGGAACCACCCGGGCGTTGACCAGGCGCGCGATGAACAGCGCCATCAGCACCGGGATGGGGGAAAGCAGCAGGAAGAGGAAGAAGAGTTTGTGCCGGGCCTCCCGCAGCATGGGCCCGATATCCTGCCGCACCTTGAGCGCGCCCAGCAGGGTTCCGGTACGGGCGTTGCCGTGACAGCCGAGACAGTTTTTCGTGGCGACCAGGGGGAAGATGGCCTCGACCACCCGCCCCTCCCCCCGTTCCAGCACGTTGCCGCTTTTGAACACCTGCTCCACGCCCGGGTCCGCCGGAAGCTCGACCCGCCCGTAAAGCGCCTCCACGACCGGCGTGCGATACAGTTCCACGGAATGATTCCCCAGCGCATCCGACCCGCCTGGTGCGTTGTAGAGGCTTAAGAGCTCCTGCCGGGTGGCCCCCTTCCCCATCAGCAGGGGAATGGAGTGATGGAACTGCTGCGCCTGGTCGTAGGCAAGCCTGATGGCGCCGCGTTTCACGGAGTCGAGATATACCAGTGAGGAGATGCCGAGGACGGTAGCGAAGCTGATGAAGGAAACAGCGAGAGACGATGCCAGTATGAAGGTGCGCAGTGACAGCCGGAAACCGCGCCTCTGCGCGGAGGACGACGGGCTACCAACATGCTCTGCAACTTCAAAGTTTTCTTCCAAGGTAATACAGGATGCGTTTTCCAATTTAAACAGGACCTTTTTTGTCTTATTTGAAACTGGAAAGGTTTATATCACGCGACCAACCTCATAGCAAGGAATTCCTATATTCAGCAATCATACTAAGCGGATATCTGGCAAAGTCTTGTTTTTTTTAGGGAGGCCTAAGCAGTGTTATTGCCCATCAACCGCGCGCTGCCCCCCCTGTCCCCCCCTTTTGCACAGGGGAGACAGGGGGGATTTGCCTTTAAGTAAACCCCGAGATTTACGGTGCCTTGACTATCTTCGTGAACAGGTAATCGTTGCCCGCCACGGGCGTATGGCAGCCGAAGCACTCCGCCACGAAGCTTTTATCTTTGCCGTACGGCTGCAACTTGTCGCCGACGAAACGGGCGAAGCCCCACCCTCCCGTCTCCTTGTACTTCTTAGCGTCCTTCACCATGAACTCGACCTGCGCGAACGCGCCCGGCTCAGTCGCCACCGGGAAGTTGGGGTGCTTCTCCGCCTTCCAGGCCACCTTGGCCAGCACGCTGCCGTCGGGAAGCGGCTTGATTCCCGCCTTCAGTGCCGCCACCGCGGTATCGTTTCCCGTTATCACCCTGATCTGCCCCTTGTCCTCCCGGTAGGAGGGAGCGACCACTTTCCAGGAGAGGTAGTCGGGATACAGCGCGATGCCGTTGGGAGCAACCGGGCGATCGGCGGCGAATACCGAACCAGCTACCGACAGGATTACGGCACAGACAATCAAGTTTTTCCTCATAGCGTCCTCCTTCATGCAAGATGGTGAGCGTGCACCTGACATAGGAGAGCAGTCGGATCGGGGTCGCCAGACACAGCCAACTTGGAAACAATAGCAAAAACTTCCCATGCGTAAAGAAGTCACTACTAAATCACCATGTACCTGGACTGCCCGCTTGATCATTACTTGAGCCACAACTCTCCTTTTGCATGTTGCAGTGCTTGGCGCCTCTGCGATCCGCCTCCCTGCGTTGAGGGTGAAGTTGAGGAGCCGTCTGCCCCTGCTGCAGTCTGTGTGGAAGTTGTGAACGGCAAAGTGCTAAAATACCGTCATAGATCCACACCTGAAGTCATTGCATTCGAGGAACAAGAGGGATGAAAACATGAAGACGACCACGTGTGCACAACTGAAGGAACTGTTGACCTCCGGCGCGCTTGTCATCGACGTCATGACGCCCGAGGATTACGCCGCCTGCCACCTCACAGGCGCCCATAACGCCTGCATTTACGAGATGGTGTTCCTGGACCGCATCGCGGAACTGGTACCGGACTGGAACACCGAGTTGATCCTCTACGACGCTACCGGGAGCAGTCTCACCGCCGAGGTGGCGCGTGAGCGCCTGGTCCAGGCGGGATATCACCATGTTTCCGTGCTGGAAGGAGGACTCGCCGCCATCAAAGATGCCGGTTTCCCCGTCGCGGCCGGTACGGAAGTTTGTGGCGACGCAGCGGTAGCGGACGGCAGTTATGTCATAGATGTACAGAAGAGCACCCTGGAATGGATCGGGCGCAACCTCAACAACCGCCACCACGGCACCATCGCCATGCAAAGCGGCGAACTGGTCATGCGCGGCGGCAGGCTGACCGCCGGTTCCATCGTACTGGACATGACCAGCATCGAAAACCGCGACCAGCAGGATCCGTACTGGCGCGATCTCCTGGTCAGGCACCTGAAGTCGGAAGACTTCTTCGCCGTCGAGCGCTTTCCCACCGCCACCTTCCGGCTCACACGCTGGGAGACCGAAAACGCCGATTTTTCCGAAGCCCCCGAAGGTACCGTGATCGGTGAACTCACCATCAGGGGCGTCACCCGTCCGGTCGGCTTTCCCGCCGTAGTGGCGCCCCAGCCGGACGGCAGTGTCAAGGCCCATGCCCACTTCGACATCGATCGAACCCTTTGGGACGCCGGCTATGGTTCCGCCAAGCTCTACGAACGTCTCGGCATGCACCTCGTGCACGACCTGGTCACCCTGGAGCTGTTCATCCTGGCGCTAAGAAAGTGATTATCGTGAGGAAGGAGTAGCGGAGAAAGAGTTGAGAACAGGTGAGGTTGATGTAGAGCGGTTTACAAATACCGCGAGCCACCGCTATTGCAGCCGAAGAACGCCGCACGTGAATCAGCGTCCCCCCCTTTACGAAAGGCGGGAGGGGGGGATGTGCATTTGCCTCTAGCCACAACAAACTAACTTCAACTTCCTACTGCGCGTCACTAGGATCGCTGACCGAAGCCTCATTCACGCCGCACCGGACCCCGTTGCAACTGCACCCCTTGCATCCCCCCTCATCGGAGCAGGGTCGACGCACCACGTTGTACAGTACGAACAGGATGGTCCCCATGAGTACCGCCGCGAGCAGGTTGGTCACCCCGAGGAGGCCTTCAGCCTGGAACATGTGTCCCCCCACCGACACCCCGCGTACGTCCGAGGCAGCGGCGGCGAGTTTTCCCAGCCCGAAGTAAGAGATAGCACCGATGGCTGCGATGGTGCAGGCGTTCATCAACTTGGTCATCATGTAGTGGCAGGAGAAGATGGAACGGCTGTCGGCAAGGCTGATGAGAGCACCGGTGGTGATGCAGAAGGCGGCGCTGGGAAGTAAAAGGTACTGGACCAGTTCGATGGTGGACTGGTTGAGGACGGCCGTCTCTATCCGCTGTGACGACGTCGTGTAGATGTGGAGCAGGTAAAGGAGACAGGCGCCGCTTCCGGCGAGGATGGCCGAGGAAAGCATGTGGGCCTGCTTGAGGGCCGCCTGGAGGGCGGCATACAGTGGCGATGGCAGAGAACGCATCATGGCATCCCTCAACGCCGTCGACCTCAATCCGCGTGCGACGGCTGCAGAACCGCAGGCCCATCCTGGGCCCAATTGACTTCGATTCTTCGCGTACGGGAATTGCGCGGATGCATCGGCTGGTGCAGGTTCCCTCTCGCCTTGCCGATAGCGTATACACTATCAGCTTTAATAAGTAAACAACAAACTGACTTCTCCAACCAAGGCCCCCTCCCCCACCGGCTAGAACCCGTTGTAGACGAGGTAGATGCCGACCAGCGCGACAATGGCGCCGCCGACCCGCTTGGACCAGGCCGAGAACCTCAAAACTCCTCTCGCCTTGGCAAACGACTCCACGAAGCCGGTAAAGGTGCCCGCCGCCAGCATTAACATGCAATGCCCCACCGCGTAGGTAAACAGCAGCGCGACGCCGTAAAGGACCTCTCCTTTCGTGGCGACTACCGTGAGCAGAACAACGAGGACCGGAGTGGCGCAGGGCGAAGAAACGACGCCAAAGAAAAGGCCCAGCAGGAAGGCGCCGATTGCTCCCCCCTGCCTGGGCCGGTAGTCGAACCGCAGCGGAAGCCGTAACTGGTAGAGCCCCATGAGTTGACCGCCCATGACCAGCGCCACGATGCCGGCAACGACGTACCACCGCCCCCCGACTGTGCCGAACATGGTACCGAACCAACCAGCGGCAGCTCCGAACGCGGTGAAAGTCAGCGACAGCCCCAGCACGAACGCGAGCGACAGCATGAAGGCACGCCGCCGCTCCCCGTCGGCATAACCGCCGACAAAACCGACCACGAGCGGAATGGTCGCCAGCACGCACGGCGACGCCGAAGACAGCACTCCTGCCAGGAACACCGCGCCGAAGGCGACCAGCGGATAGGCGGAGATGATCAGCCCGACGTCGTCGAGGATGGTCACCGCAGTCCCGCCGCCTTCAACTCTTTGACGATCTCCGCCTTCTCCAGCGCACCGACGTGCCGTTTCACCTCGCGCCCCTTGGCGTCGAAGAAGATCTGGGTGGGAATCATCTGGATCCTGAACCTTTCGGCAGCGGCCTGGTCAGCGTGGACGTCGATGAAGAGCACCGACGCCTTGCCCCGGTATTCGGTGGAGAGCTGCTCCAGCACCGGGGCCATCTTGCGGCATGGGATGCAGGTGCGCGCCCCAAGGTCGATGACGGTCGGTTTCCCCGATGCCAGCGCTTTGCGGATGACCTCGTCGGAAGCGGAAGGAAGTTCGGCATGGGCGGTTGCGGTGACCAGGAGCACTGCCGCGACGAGAAGCTGCCTCATGACAGCATCCCGACGATTTCGGCGACGGATGCAACCTTCCCCGAAAACTTGACCTGGCCGTCGACGACCAGCGCCGGCGTGCTCATCACGCCGTACTTCATGATGGTGGGAATATCCTGAACCTTGACCACCTCGGCGCTCTTGCCGCTCTCCTGCAACGCCTGCTTGGTGTTCTCGTACAGCGTCGTACACTTGGCGCAACCGGTCCCCAGCACTTCGATTTTCATCTTATTCTCCTTTTACAAAATGGCGTTGAACAGATAACCGACCACGATGATGGCCACCGCGACGGTACCGAAAAAGGTGGCCAGCAGCCGCGTTTTCAGGACGTTCTTCAGGATGACCGCCTCAGGGAAAGACAAGGCAGTGACCGCCATCATGAAGGCCAGCACCGTCCCGATGGGGAGCCCCTTTTCCATGAGGGCCTGAACGATGGGAATGATGCCGGCCGCGTTGCTATACAGCGGCACCCCGATGACGACGGCGACCGGCACCGCTAACGGGTTGCCCTTGCCCGCGTAACGAAGGAGGAGTTCCTCCGGTGCGTAACCGTGGATGAAGGCCCCAAGGCCGATGCCCACGACGACGTACGGCCATATCTTCTTGAGAAGTCCGATGGTGTAGTCGCCGGCATCGGCGAACTTCTCTTTCAAGCTCCGCTCCTGTATCTCGGAGGCGCCCACCTTGATCTCCCAGACGTAGTCCTGGACATAGCGTTCCATCTTGAGCCTGCCGATCACGATGCCGGCTAGGATGGCAACCACCACCCCTGAACCGATGTAGAGCGTCGCGATCTTCCAACCGAACAATCCCCACAGCATGATGAGCGCCACCTCGTTCACCATCGGCGACGAGATGAGGAACGAAAAGGTCACCCCCAGGGGGATGCCGGACTCAACGAAACCGATGAACAGGGGGACAGCAGAACAGGAGCAAAACGGTGTGACTATGCCCAGGAGAGCGGCAAGAATGTTGCCGACGTACTCGCGATTGTGGGACAGGATGCGCCGGGTGCGCTCGGGAGAAAAGTAGGAGCGAATCACCGCGACGGCATACACGATGGTGGTGAGCAGCAGGAATATCTTCACCGTGTCGTAGATGAAAAAGTCGAGCGCCTCCCCCAGGGAACTCCCGGGGTCCATCCCCAACGCGGTGAAAACCAGGTAGTCTGCTAGATCTTTGAGCATCTACAATCCTTGCCGTTCCATGGGATCGGAATTTCGTAAAATTCTATCCATCCGAATGGACGGATGTGTTGCGACAAAAAAAATCAGGCGCAGCTGGCGCCTTCGGAAAACGAGGCGAGTCTCTTGATGTCGTCCGCGATAGCCGGAATTTCCGGAAGCCGTGCGCGGAGCACCTCGGCGATGTCGTACTGCAGACTGTTGTCGGTGCAGATGGAGTAATAGATCCAGACCCCTACCCGCCTGTCGTTGACCCACCCCGCGCCTTTCAGGTAGGCGAGATGCCGTGACACCGTGGACTGGGGCAACTGCAGTGTCGCCGTGAGGTCGCAGACGCAGAGTTCACCGGCGCTGAGCAGGAGCGCCAGGAGCCGGAGTCGCGTTTCGTCGGCAAGGGCCTTGAACTGTTGCATCTGTTTTTTCATGATCGCTATTATATCCGGATATCCGGATATGTCAACAATACATCTTGGTTCACCAGCAGCCTGGAAACTCACGGGCAAATTCTGCCTCGGGAAAATATGAATCCGCCAGGAGGAATTGTAGACTAAAGTACCCACAATAAAGTGACGATAGGTATGGGTGGATCACTATGACTGAAAATTTCATGTTCGTTGCTACCAGGGAGGATTTATGACAAACCTCACAATCGCAAAACGGTTACTGCTTGGCTTTGGAACCGTGTCGTTGCTTCTGTTCATCGTTGTGGGGGCGGGAATGAAAGGGCTCTACAGCAGCGCCGACCAGTTGAGCAACGTCAACCGCATCAGCGGGCTCACGGCAAGTGCCGGCCAAGTGCTGCTCAACCTGCAAGGGATAGACGAAGAAATCAAGGGACTCATGCTGGCCGAGACACAAGCGGATCGGGATAAGATTGTTAAACACATTGAGGATCACCGCAAAGCCTACCAACAGGCACTGGACGCGCTGAAAAAGAACACGAAGACGCCCGACGGCAAGAAGCTGGTAGCGGAGTTGGACAGCGCACTTAAAGCCGGCACAAAGGTGAATGAAACACTTATGACCATTGCGGCCTCGGGAGACACCGCCAAGTTCAAGGCCGCCATTGCCAGCGAGGGAGAGCCGGCCCGGCAAAAATACGTAGCAGCGGCCGAAGCGCTGATGGACTACTACGCCAAGCGGACCGACTTGAGGGTCAAGTCTGCACAAGAAGCGGGTACTGCTGCCATTACCACCATGCTGATCACCGGGTGTATCGCCTTTTTACTCAGCGTCGGCATTTGTGCCTTCCTCACCTCGGGGATAAATTCGGCGCTGAAGCAGATAAGCAGCGCCATTGCCGTCATAACCGGTGGTGATCTCACCCGGCGCATCACCTACCACTCCAAGGATGAACTGGGCCGGTTAAGCGATCACATCAACGATTTCGTCGGCAGGATCCAGTCCATCATGCAGGATTTGTCCGGCGATGCCCACAGGGTGGCCACGGCGTCGACACAGTTGCAGGCAACGGCGCAGCAGATGGTTCAGGGAACCGAAGAGATCGTCGCCCAAGCCAATACCGTTGCCACCGCAGGAGAAGAGATGGCGGCGACCTCCAACGACATAGCGCAGAACTGTCACCTCGCCGCCCAGGGCGCCCAAGGCGCCAACCAGGCAGCGGTCGACGGCGCAGGGGTTGTCGAGGCCACCGTGGCCGTTATGGGAGTAATAGCCGACCGGGTGCAGGGGGCGGCGAGGACCGTGGAATCGCTCGGCGAGCGCTCCGACCAGATCGGGGCCATCGTCGGAACCATTGAAGACATCGCCGACCAGACCAACCTGCTCGCGCTCAACGCGGCCATCGAGGCGGCCAGGGCGGGTG
Protein-coding sequences here:
- a CDS encoding PocR ligand-binding domain-containing protein; this encodes MFKRLILIVCLLACVTTAPAADYSQKTLVVGSEENFPPFSTGSTDDTAGGFAVELWKEVAREAGLKYTIRVRPWGELLQEFKDGKVDVLVNIATSEERHRYTDFSVPHVTVNGAIFVRKGDSRIKSEADLAGKSIIVFKADLANEYAVSRGWQKQLVLVNDAREGLQLLASGKHDAMLVSKLVGVQTLRELHIDNVRALDVKAGYAQKFTFGVHKGESDLLAALNEGLALTKADGDYDELYQKWFGVYETKEPSFRDMLQYLLPFALLVACLAVYFFYKRNRERKAAEAALRESKLRLDTILDNVGAYIFIKDTQYRYTYANRKVCELFSQPEDEIVGKTDAAFFSPESVREIVVSDAPVLEEGLTVKREETNLAAENEQPRSYWTVKLPLKDEDGVIYGLCGISTDITELKQLEDELKKKGAELEEQLAERELTQEALQEQTALLEEQTAVLEEEVEERRRAEVALKESEETVRHKLQAILEPEGDIGALELSDIIDTETLQAMMEDFYRITGMLGAVLDVSGKVLVSVGWQDICTKFHRVHPEACKNCLESDTVLTRGVAVGTHKLYRCKNNMWDMVTPIEVGGKHVGNVFIGQFFYDDDPPNLEVFREQAMRYGFDEKEYLAALERVPRFSREAAEAGMKFYAELTKVISTLSFSSIKLSRILAERIHLEEQLRQSQKMEAVGQLAGGVAHDFNNILQVITGYGNMLKMNDSLGDKEEEWVDHILSSSERAAQLTQGLLAFSRKQVIHLESVDLNGVIENFKKFILRVIGEDIHLKTVTYGDQLIVHADVGQLEQVLINLATNARDSMPKGGMLTIETGLQAVESPFDHESGRAEPGRYAVVTVSDSGSGMDEATRKRIFEPFYTTKEVGKGTGLGMAIVYGIIKQHSGIINVYSELGHGTTFRIYLPLQQPKAGEADVQDAQVQAPVGGSETILLAEDDAEVRELVVSILSLYGYQVIQAVDGRDVVEQFAANRDKVALILMDMIMPKKNGKEAYEEISLLQPGVKVLYSSGYTADFIQNRGVSEEGIELIMKPVQPLELLRKVREMLDR
- a CDS encoding YceI family protein, whose translation is MKTTTCAQLKELLTSGALVIDVMTPEDYAACHLTGAHNACIYEMVFLDRIAELVPDWNTELILYDATGSSLTAEVARERLVQAGYHHVSVLEGGLAAIKDAGFPVAAGTEVCGDAAVADGSYVIDVQKSTLEWIGRNLNNRHHGTIAMQSGELVMRGGRLTAGSIVLDMTSIENRDQQDPYWRDLLVRHLKSEDFFAVERFPTATFRLTRWETENADFSEAPEGTVIGELTIRGVTRPVGFPAVVAPQPDGSVKAHAHFDIDRTLWDAGYGSAKLYERLGMHLVHDLVTLELFILALRK
- a CDS encoding putative bifunctional diguanylate cyclase/phosphodiesterase translates to MEENFEVAEHVGSPSSSAQRRGFRLSLRTFILASSLAVSFISFATVLGISSLVYLDSVKRGAIRLAYDQAQQFHHSIPLLMGKGATRQELLSLYNAPGGSDALGNHSVELYRTPVVEALYGRVELPADPGVEQVFKSGNVLERGEGRVVEAIFPLVATKNCLGCHGNARTGTLLGALKVRQDIGPMLREARHKLFFLFLLLSPIPVLMALFIARLVNARVVPSINELGDKVIQVNSIRDLTRLEFSDVAPGFTELDRIFGEVSKLVDKIRAVSVDKEILELEIQMLEKFIITSEVIRDWKEHVACLLLEINQVVDAYMLFCIFQVDEELYDIEIFWRSQPSEATKKHVEQEVLRKIRRENARLAESSGLQVIHNVACDHTPLTLEHGDLELQTKSLILDSPQIGGVVGIGVQSESAWNSTRSLVIDSILTTLLNVIGSIKAIHKYTKDLEYYATRDPLTNLFNQRVFWELISYEVGRADRHGYSFALLVIDLDNFKHINDTWGHSIGDRYLAAFADAVQQALRKGDIFARYGGDEFVILLPEADETQAALVASRIRNITEDLYVTTPDAAKARATASIGLAMFPLHAVTEKDLFLFADNMTYKAKGEGKNRVSIPTADDVVEVFRMVGEKARMVQDAVDGRRVVPYFQPIVALGPGQPECCEVLCRIEMNGEVIAASDFIETAESLGIVGRLDAILLEKAFAMVEEQGYQGNLFVNLSPKSMILNEFLPNIIALADRYRIDRSRVVFELTERETVKNLTLLEKFVYDLKSQGFKFAIDDFGSGFSSFQYIRQFPIDFVKIEGVFVRNMLNDYRDMAFVKTLAILAKEFNISTIAEYIESEEILQAVQSVGIDYAQGFHLGRPSPQLGNSQEQGAHTGDEGDEGVERNKAYG
- a CDS encoding cytochrome c biogenesis CcdA family protein; translation: MTILDDVGLIISAYPLVAFGAVFLAGVLSSASPCVLATIPLVVGFVGGYADGERRRAFMLSLAFVLGLSLTFTAFGAAAGWFGTMFGTVGGRWYVVAGIVALVMGGQLMGLYQLRLPLRFDYRPRQGGAIGAFLLGLFFGVVSSPCATPVLVVLLTVVATKGEVLYGVALLFTYAVGHCMLMLAAGTFTGFVESFAKARGVLRFSAWSKRVGGAIVALVGIYLVYNGF
- a CDS encoding cytochrome P460 family protein, with the protein product MRKNLIVCAVILSVAGSVFAADRPVAPNGIALYPDYLSWKVVAPSYREDKGQIRVITGNDTAVAALKAGIKPLPDGSVLAKVAWKAEKHPNFPVATEPGAFAQVEFMVKDAKKYKETGGWGFARFVGDKLQPYGKDKSFVAECFGCHTPVAGNDYLFTKIVKAP